The Stigmatella aurantiaca DW4/3-1 genome contains the following window.
GCCTACGCCTGTCTGGGTTGCCAATTCCATGAACCCGGGGCGGCCCTCGAAGAAGGTTTCCCAGGAATGGGGACCTGGAGCTCGGAGGGTGCCCTCCTTCACCGGTGGGACCCGGAAAGCATCCGGAGCGAAGGCTGAAAACGGCGCGCTGAGGACCATGAAGGGCAGCCGCCCCCTGCTGAGCACGGAGCGCAGGACGCCCGCCGAGAGATCCATCCCTCCAGCGAGGCGCAGGCAGGGTTCCCCCGCCTCCTCACCCATGTCCCCTACGAAATGGAAGAGATCCGGCAATCCATCATCCAGCTGGGCCATGACCCGGTTGAACGTCGCCTGTTCCCCCCGGAGGACTGTACAGAGGACGTTCTCCTCGCGTTGATAAAGCTGGATGAGCCGCTCGGTCTCACGCGTTTCCCGTCGGGAGGAAGCTCCAGCCCCTTCGATGAGCAGCACCCAGGGAAAAGAGCGGACCGTGGGCGTCCCTCGAGCCTGGGCCGAGATGCCAACGGGCGCACGCACCAACTGCCGCTCCAAATCCGCCGCCCTGCCCTGAAGCAGGAGAATCTCCCAGGGAAAACGCGCCCATTCCGCAGCGGGGTGCAGCACCACCGGGTTCTGGAACAAAGGACCGCCCTCTCCGAGCGGAAGGTGCTTCGCCAGCAGACTCCCGACACGGACATAGCGCGAAGTGTCAGGCCGCGTCCTCTCCGGCCCCAAGGACCTCCAGAGGTCTTCGGGCACCGTCCCGGAGACGCTGACCACGCCGTCTTCCCCACCCGGAGTCAGACGGAATTGGAGCCGCCCCTCTCCCCTTTCGATGAAAAGGTGCTGCGGCACGAGGGCCATGGGCTGCGGCGCTGGAGCCTCCGCGGGGTGGCTCTCGATCAGAGGGAGGCTTTCCTCCGAAAGTTCCTCCGACGCCGCATGCGATTCCCCGCCCAGCGGCCCCAGCAACCTCGCCAGGAATCCTTCATCCCTCGGAGATCTGTGCGCGCCTGGTGCCAACACCACTTCTGCATGGCGGAGCGGCGCAGAGGGGGAAGCCGGAGGGAGAGGTACCGGCGGCCTCGCGGCGGGGATGGAGAGCGAAACCACCCTGGAGGAGGCCACCTCCGAGCCACCGCCCACCTCCGGAGCTGGGGACGGCTGCACTGCCTCCTTCAAGGCCTTCAGAAACCCGAATACCTCCTCATGCTTGCCGCTCGCATTCGTGTAGGGGATGACCCTGATGCGCGCCGAGCGCCAAAGCACATCCCGCTCCACCGGCCCCAGGCCCGTCATCAGCGCGAAGCGATCGGGGACATAGCCTTTGAAGTGAGTGAGCTGCCGGTCCATCAGCAATCGGAAATCCGGATCCGACAGCGAGAAGCCCACGAAGAGCAGGGCCTTGGTGAGCAGCAGGCCGGTGAAGACCTCGTTGAAGGCCGGGTTGGCGTGGATGATCTCGCTGTAGTCGCGTGAGGTGAGCACCACCGTCTCGGGGCGGTCGATGTCCCCGTGCGCCTTGAGGATGAACGGCCCACCCTCGAACAGCAGCAGCCCCAAGGCGTCCGTGTCCTTGTGGGTGAGCGTCTTCGGAAAGCCGCCCTTCACCTCCGAGTACGCCCGCTCCAGCAGCTTGTCGTAGTTGGTCGTCACCCAGGCACTGAAGGGCAGTTGCATCACCATGCGGTGGGACGGAGACAACTGGGTGGTGTCGCCCCGAAGCCGACCGGTGAGGAACTGATGGTAGGCGGCCCCGAGTTGCTCCTTGCAGAAATCCGCCACCTCCAGCAGCTTGCCCTGATCCACCAGTTGCTTCAGCTCGGCCTCGTCCTGGGCTCCCTCCGGCAACGAGGAGACAATCTCGTCGATGACGTCGAGCAACAACCGGCGCCAGGTGGGCAGTCCTGCCCCCGCCGACAGACCGGCGCCCACGAACACCACGCAACGGCTCTGCTGGAGGTAACGGATCAGCAACCCAGGGGGCTTCGGAATCATGAGACAACCATAGCGGGTCCCCCGTCCGGAAACTTCGTCCGGGCGGGAATTCCACGGCCCACTCCCGGGTAGAGCAGCCCCTCGATGAGGGAGGAAGCGATGATGCGCCTCGAATGGGCAGGATGGATCCGAAGGGTACGCCCCACGCTGGTTCTCACGCTGGCCGTCATCGCCCAGCAAGCCCATGCGGCGGGTGGGACCGATTCGCGCAAAGCCGGGGACATCGTGCTGGAGACCGGTTCCGCGGAGACGTCAGAGGGCCAGCGGGTTCCTTACGAGCTTGGCACCGTGTTCGTTCCGGAAAACCGGACGGCCCCTCACAGTCGGCTCATCGGCGTCGGATTCGCCCGAATCCGGGCGGCGCAACCCACGGGAGGCCCGCCGATCTTCATTCTGACCGGCGGTCCCGGCTCCAGCCTTCTCAGCACCCTGACGGACAACGACGAAGCTTCGCGGCGCCGGCTGGCACTGTGGGCCACGTACAGTGCCTCGAACGATTGGGTGGTGGTGGACCAACGCGGCTATTCGACCCGCGGGGACGTCTTGGAGTTCACTGCGCCGAAGCAACGCCTGGATCGGCCCCGCTCCCTGGCTGTGAACGCCGACGTGCTGGTGAAGAGCGCCCATGAGGCGGTTGCAGCCCATCCTGGCAAGGATCTCGCGGGGTACACCATCGTCCAGAGTGCCGAGGACGTGAACGATCTGCGGCAGGCGCTCGGCTACAGCCAGATCACCCTGTACGGCGCCAGCTTCGGCTCGCAATGGGGCCTGGCGGTCATGCGGCTTCACCCAGACATCGTGGCGCGAGCACTGCTGACGGACGTGGAGCCGCTGGACTACGGCTACGACATGCCGTCGCACGTCTTCGCGGCACTCCAGCGGATTGCCTGGGATGCCGACCGGGATCCTGGGCTGGCGCCCTACTTGCCCAAGGGCGGGGTCATGGGGGCGCTGCGCGCCGTCCGCGACCGCCTCGCGAAGGGTCCCCTCCAAGTCAAGGTCAAGGATGAGAAGACAGGCAAGACCCAGACCGTGATGCTCGGGCTGGAAGACTTTCAGGCCTCACTGCTCAGGTCCGCCGAGACCTGGCCCGCCTTCATTCTCTCCCTCTACCACCGTCACTATGACGGCTGGGCACGCGCGGTCATCGAGCAGCGCCAGAGTGAAAGCCCCTCCCCCCTCATTGGCCCATTGTTCGACACGAGCCTGGGGGTGTCCGCGGAGCGTGAGCACCTCTTGCGGACCGATTCAGGCACCGACTTCCTCGGCATGGACGCCTTCCATTCCTACATCGCTTCCGCACCCGCATGGCCGAGCCCGGACGTCGGCGATGCATTGAGGCTCATGGTTCCGAGCCCGATCCCCGTGCTCTTCGTGCATGGAGACTGGGACACCTCCACGCCCATCGAGAACCTGTTGAACCTCCTGCCGTACTTTCCCAACGGCCGGGCCCTCCTGGTTCACCGAGGCACGCACGGTGATCGCAAGCCCT
Protein-coding sequences here:
- a CDS encoding SIR2 family NAD-dependent protein deacylase, yielding MIPKPPGLLIRYLQQSRCVVFVGAGLSAGAGLPTWRRLLLDVIDEIVSSLPEGAQDEAELKQLVDQGKLLEVADFCKEQLGAAYHQFLTGRLRGDTTQLSPSHRMVMQLPFSAWVTTNYDKLLERAYSEVKGGFPKTLTHKDTDALGLLLFEGGPFILKAHGDIDRPETVVLTSRDYSEIIHANPAFNEVFTGLLLTKALLFVGFSLSDPDFRLLMDRQLTHFKGYVPDRFALMTGLGPVERDVLWRSARIRVIPYTNASGKHEEVFGFLKALKEAVQPSPAPEVGGGSEVASSRVVSLSIPAARPPVPLPPASPSAPLRHAEVVLAPGAHRSPRDEGFLARLLGPLGGESHAASEELSEESLPLIESHPAEAPAPQPMALVPQHLFIERGEGRLQFRLTPGGEDGVVSVSGTVPEDLWRSLGPERTRPDTSRYVRVGSLLAKHLPLGEGGPLFQNPVVLHPAAEWARFPWEILLLQGRAADLERQLVRAPVGISAQARGTPTVRSFPWVLLIEGAGASSRRETRETERLIQLYQREENVLCTVLRGEQATFNRVMAQLDDGLPDLFHFVGDMGEEAGEPCLRLAGGMDLSAGVLRSVLSRGRLPFMVLSAPFSAFAPDAFRVPPVKEGTLRAPGPHSWETFFEGRPGFMELATQTGVGAFVGCFGEPRGESGMAFMATLHRELISGTSIAEAVRRARKQSLSVSPEDPTSLQYVLSGDGELRLR
- a CDS encoding alpha/beta hydrolase, with amino-acid sequence MMRLEWAGWIRRVRPTLVLTLAVIAQQAHAAGGTDSRKAGDIVLETGSAETSEGQRVPYELGTVFVPENRTAPHSRLIGVGFARIRAAQPTGGPPIFILTGGPGSSLLSTLTDNDEASRRRLALWATYSASNDWVVVDQRGYSTRGDVLEFTAPKQRLDRPRSLAVNADVLVKSAHEAVAAHPGKDLAGYTIVQSAEDVNDLRQALGYSQITLYGASFGSQWGLAVMRLHPDIVARALLTDVEPLDYGYDMPSHVFAALQRIAWDADRDPGLAPYLPKGGVMGALRAVRDRLAKGPLQVKVKDEKTGKTQTVMLGLEDFQASLLRSAETWPAFILSLYHRHYDGWARAVIEQRQSESPSPLIGPLFDTSLGVSAEREHLLRTDSGTDFLGMDAFHSYIASAPAWPSPDVGDALRLMVPSPIPVLFVHGDWDTSTPIENLLNLLPYFPNGRALLVHRGTHGDRKPLREQHPALWAQLVEFFKTGDTRNIPVNVTLRVPEFQRPPFPAPAKPPL